One Vigna unguiculata cultivar IT97K-499-35 chromosome 7, ASM411807v1, whole genome shotgun sequence genomic region harbors:
- the LOC114190672 gene encoding protein ROS1-like, giving the protein MEVAEMDGKEPQVEVPLVPATPIKPVPLKPVPIYTPGVINQMGYHANGAVACYEFSIGQEKLCRSDVGSNVAEVGSNVAGDSGNTCEHTASDAASSFSKLGFCDHLFAVEAESRNSSVTKGFNEGLNNSFVPSFILDNIRDPQETYIACCSNRISQDTPFTLDNANKESGQIASMQHMEENDSGGKERDGPTSTLDNNVLPSSKELCDPIMEFAAISSPFKENQNQDKGSNLDTDLNKTPQPKPRRRKHRPKVIKEGKPKRTRKPVTPKPVQSKGNPTVKRKYVRKNALTKTSIPPTEVTSELTKEMPETAKTSCRRVINFDMGAKDESSAGIENITALLGKENGVNVGLADDLNTSVKQASNSYTSIPEDTQAQNTFPSGRKGSGTKPAAKRKYVRRKGMSMTSAPAAEMTNEMPQSTQMSCTEFRNFDERTRDQSCEVKEHATVCTGSEIGVIRREMNAGLANYLNTSIMQPSNDCMFLADDSRALNTSSGRNSSVTGLEENSAVKKNTRKKVNSTSPTEVAGEMITENVPGSAQDNPIVIPGNEIGVAMQDTNVGFAYDLNTAMKLASNTYVSLLEETQATNTSSRKKRSRTKPDENPTAKRKYVRKKRVISSAPSIEVPGELTREKMSASAQTLCTQSTNFDEREREKTYAVEENLSGHPDSEIGVVMQEMNVSLAYDLNTSMKQTLNEDMTLPKDSQAPGPSSKINLPGIKTKENLATKRKNVRKKVLNPSSIPSEMTGLTDAVIVHSNNMSWRPSNPDMGTRDVRSVGRENLHLHMGKENVVLEETKVGLTCNQDPWMNATLTNCMPLPDGMQQLGTSPGATHLSTSISKYTHLGAKLNDNSVANKNKGQATAWDGNISNSQSSTMRLQMDGTKRKYSGNFSHADDSSMNLIGAQYNGLFSYQSSFYLQFPNIQKKRRTEKGKTSATYNKSVTATKEVQQAYPQEGAPGHPYASSPSCWIYGSGYNTTAVPVIGESAENFIDNTRPFNEFVLSLKRLAERSQTSNCGSGSPTRIRNGDTEPNYTTKQVGIAARETFGDAKRPQTCVDALLADTPTSLPKKKRNRKKKVLSSSAHSSTNEMLQHHNFTLGNYPMPVGKPSDVASEVLWKSMSYVDALALQFRRLNINTEARDLAFQHNALVLYKQQNQKQNSLICGDGTIVPLQIKKQQLRPKVDLDDETDRVWKLLLLDINSPGIDGTDEDKAKWWEEERNVFRGRADSFIARMHLVQGDRRFSRWKGSVVDSVVGVFLTQNVSDHLSSSAFMSLAARFPKNLSSMCKEHQDEDTGLEPQVRVVEPEEGTEWNVKLLNQSVNDQSSLTTDIVERSAEKEAINSNDSCGTTSSVISLSDESNSRLSVSSQQNIKEHCSPMGSGLYCSTIEEGEEKSCNGDRKEFIDIVSSQGSVISSQISGDFSNDQNPEKIGSCSDSNSEVEVLSKTAKYNHFDSNTSFSKLLEMVSSTKFYEDNNQKSKSNLNLRDAYDQPLCRQHDNPKESLQKSSVTQGSSEASINLSHDCFDPFETKSSSDLMKRDENGMNRSSSQTTEPASQVAITLSQTMVSQVHPQEQSNHQQQSFFNFNSHGQTQDLMQKERGSDLGKHKNATNGTNEISSAPIKTKSKGQGKDQKDDFNWDSLRIEAQAKAGKREKTQNTMDSLDWDAVRCVDVNEIAQTIKERGMNNRLAERIQNFLNRLVEEHGSIDLEWLRDVPPDKAKEYLLSVKGLGLKSVECVRLLTLHHLAFPVDTNVGRIAVRLGWVPLQPLPESLQLHLLELYPVLESIQKYLWPRLCKLDQKTLYELHYQMITFGKVFCTKSKPNCNACPMRGECRHFASAFASARLALPGPEQKSIVSIAGNSVIDQKPSEIISQFHLPPPENTTQGEEIQLTEVCRTLESISEMNICHPIIEEPTTPEPECSNVSQTDIEDAFYEDSCEIPTIKLNIEEFTLNLQNYMQEKMELQEGEMSKALIALNPEAASIPMPKLKNVSRLRTEHCVYELPDTHALLQGWDTREPDDPGKYLLAIWTPGETANSIQPPESKCSSREEYGQLCNEKECFSCNSFREANSQIVRGTLLIPCRTAMRGSFPLNGTYFQVNEVFADHESSLNPISVPRSWIWNLNRRTVYFGTSVPTIFKGLTTQEIQQCFWRGYVCVRGFDRETRAPRPLMARLHFPASKLAKTKEKTEKGSSSAKSRGMKSNVEQPELISNSSNF; this is encoded by the exons ATGGAGGTTGCGGAGATGGATGGAAAGGAGCCACAAGTTGAGGTTCCTTTGGTACCTGCCACCCCTATTAAGCCTGTTCCTCTAAAACCAGTGCCGATCTACACGCCTGGGGTGATTAACCAAATGGGTTATCATGCAAATGGAGCTGTTGCATGTTATGAATTTTCAATTGGCCAGGAGAAATTGTGTAGGTCGGATGTTGGGTCAAACGTCGCCGAAGTTGGGTCAAACGTTGCCGGAGACAGTGGCAATACTTGTGAACATACAGCTTCGGATGCTGCTTCCAGCTTCAGCAAACTCGGGTTTTGTGATCATTTGTTCGCAGTTGAGGCTGAATCGAGGAACTCTAGTGTGACAAAAGGGTTTAATGAAGGATTGAACAATTCATTTGTTCCTTCTTTCATCCTTGACAATATTCGAGACCCTCAGG AAACATACATTGCTTGCTGTAGCAACAGAATTTCACAGGATACCCCATTTACACTTGACAATGCCAACAAAGAAAGCGGACAAATAGCATCAATGCAACATATGGAAGAAAATGATTCAGGAGGAAAAGAGAGAGATGGCCCTACTAGTACGCTTGACAATAATGTACTGCCAAGCAGCAAAGAACTCTGTGACCCTATCATGGAATTTGCTGCTATTTCTTCACCATTCAAGGAGAATCAAAACCAGGATAAGGGAAGCAATCTTGATACTGATCTTAATAAAACACCACAACCAAAACCAAGGAGAAGAAAGCACCGTCCCAAGGTCATCAAAGAAGGCAAACCCAAAAGAACTCGGAAGCCTGTTACCCCAAAGCCCGTTCAATCAAAAGGAAACCCAACTGTGAAGAGGAAATATGTGAGAAAGAATGCATTGACCAAGACTTCTATTCCTCCAACGGAAGTGACTAGCGAATTGACAAAAGAAATGCCTGAAACTGCCAAAACATCTTGTAGAAGGGTCATAAATTTTGACATGGGAGCAAAAGATGAAAGTTCTGCTGGCATAGAAAACATAACTGCACTATTGGGAAAAGAAAATGGTGTGAATGTAGGCCTTGCAGATGATCTGAACACTTCTGTGAAGCAGGCGTCAAACAGTTACACATCAATACCAGAAGACACACAAGCCCAAAATACATTTCCTTCGGGAAGAAAAGGCTCAGGGACAAAGCCAGCTGCAAAGAGGAAGTATGTGAGAAGGAAAGGAATGAGCATGACTTCTGCTCCTGCAGCAGAAATGACGAACGAGATGCCCCAGTCCACCCAAATGTCATGTACAGAGTTCAGAAATTTTGATGAAAGAACAAGAGATCAAAGCTGTGAAGTCAAAGAGCATGCAACAGTATGTACGGGTAGTGAAATTGGTGTAATCAGGCGGGAAATGAATGCAGGCCTAGCAAACTATTTAAACACTTCCATTATGCAGCCATCAAACGATTGCATGTTTTTAGCAGACGACTCACGAGCCCTAAATACATCTTCAGGAAGAAATAGCTCTGTGACAGGACTAGAGGAAAACTCAGCTGTTAAGAAGAATACAAGGAAAAAGGTGAATTCGACTTCTCCAACAGAAGTAGCTGGAGAAATGATTACAGAAAATGTTCCTGGATCAGCCCAAGATAATCCAATTGTCATTCCAGGCAATGAAATTGGTGTAGCCATGCAGGATACTAATGTAGGCTTTGCCTATGATCTAAACACTGCCATGAAGCTGGCATCAAACACTTATGTGTCATTACTAGAAGAAACACAAGCCACAAATAcatcttcaagaaaaaaaagatcTAGGACAAAGCCAGACGAAAACCCAACTGCCAAGAGGAAGTATGTGAGAAAGAAAAGGGTGATATCATCTGCTCCTTCAATTGAAGTACCAGGAGAATTGACTAGAGAAAAGATGTCTGCATCTGCCCAAACATTATGCACACAGTCCACAAATTTtgatgaaagagaaagagaaaaaacttATGCAGTCGAAGAAAATTTAAGTGGACATCCAGACAGTGAAATTGGTGTAGTCATGCAGGAAATGAATGTAAGCCTTGCCTATGATTTAAACACTTCGATGAAGCAGACATTAAATGAAGATATGACATTACCTAAGGACTCACAAGCCCCAGGTCCATCTTCAAAAATCAATCTCCCTGGGataaagacaaaagaaaacCTGGCCACCAAGAGGAAGAATGTGAGGAAAAAAGTATTGAATCCGTCTTCTATTCCTTCAGAAATGACGGGATTGACTGACGCAGTGATAGTTCACTCTAACAATATGTCATGGAGGCCTTCAAATCCTGACATGGGAACTAGAGATGTAAGGTCTGTAGGGAGAGAAAATTTACATTTGCACATGGGAAAGGAAAATGTGGTGTTAGAGGAAACAAAAGTAGGTCTCACCTGTAATCAAGACCCTTGGATGAATGCAACATTAACTAATTGCATGCCATTACCTGACGGAATGCAACAACTTGGTACATCTCCTGGGGCTACACATCTTAGTACATCCATTTCAAAATACACCCACCTTGGGGCAAAGCTAAATGACAACTCTGTAGCGAACAAAAACAAGGGACAGGCAACCGCTTGGGATGGAAACATCAGTAATAGTCAAAGTTCAACCATGAGGTTACAAATGGATGGTACAAAGAGGAAATATTCTGGTAACTTTAGTCATGCAGATGACAGCAGCATGAATCTGATTGGAGCACAGTATAATGGATTGTTCTCATACCAGTCTAGCTTTTACCTTCAGTTTCCAAACATACAGAAGAAAAGGAGAACTGAAAAGGGGAAAACTTCTGCCACGTACAACAAATCTGTGACTGCAACAAAAGAAGTCCAACAGGCATACCCTCAGGAAGGTGCTCCAGGACATCCTTATGCATCAAGCCCTAGCTGCTGGATTTATGGATCTGGATATAATACAACTGCGGTCCCAGTCATTGGTGAATCTGctgaaaattttattgataatactAGACCATTTAATGAGTTTGTCTTGTCTTTGAAAAGGCTGGCAGAAAGGTCCCAAACCTCTAATTGTGGTTCTGGTTCTCCTACCAGAATTAGAAACGGTGATACTGAACCAAATTATACTACAAAACAAGTAGGGATAGCTGCCAGAGAAACATTTGGAGATGCAAAAAGACCTCAAACATGCGTTGATGCTTTACTCGCAGATACACCTACATCACTTCCAAAAAAGAAGCGgaatagaaagaagaaagtCCTTTCCAGTTCAGCACATTCTAGCACAAACGAGATGCTACAGCACCATAATTTTACTTTGGGAAATTACCCTATGCCAGTGGGGAAGCCATCAG ATGTTGCTTCCGAAGTACTGTGGAAGAGCATGAGCTATGTTGATGCATTAGCATTGCAGTTTAGACGACTAAACATAAACACAGAAGCCAGAGACCTTGCTTTTCAGCATAATGCACTTGTTCTGTATAAACAGCAAAATCAAAAGCAAAACAGCCTTATCTGTGGAGATGGGACCATTGTTCCCCTTCAAATCAAGAAACAGCAGCTACGACCAAAGGTTGACCTTGATGATGAGACTGATAGAGTCTGGAAGCTTTTGTTGCTTGATATAAACAGTCCTGGAATTGATGGAACAGATGAAGATAAGGCCAAATGGTGGGAAGAAGAGCGGAATGTGTTCCGAGGACGAGCAGACTCATTTATTGCACGGATGCATCTTGTACAAG GAGACAGACGATTTTCTCGATGGAAAGGATCAGTTGTGGATTCAGTGGTTGGAGTTTTCCTCACCCAGAATGTCTCTGACCATCTTTCCAG CTCTGCATTCATGTCCCTTGCTGCTCGATTTCCTAAAAATTTAAGCAGCATGTGCAAAGAACACCAGGACGAAGACACAGGGCTGGAACCACAAGTGCGTGTAGTGGAACCAGAAGAAGGGACTGAATGGaatgtaaaattattgaatCAATCTGTTAATGACCAGAGTTCTTTGACAACAGATATAGTTGAGCGTTCTGCAGAAAAAGAAGCCATCAACAGCAATGATTCCTGTGGAACGACCAGCAGTGTAATTAGTTTGTCAGATGAATCAAACTCCAGATTGTCAGTATCATCTCAACAAAATATTAAGGAACACTGTAGTCCAATGGGAAGTGGACTATATTGTTCCACAATTgaggaaggagaagaaaaatcATGTAATGGTGATAGGAAAGAGTTCATTGACATAGTTTCATCCCAAGGCTCTGTCATTTCATCCCAAATTTCTGGAGATTTTTCAAATGATCAAAATCCTGAGAAAATTGGATCATGTTCAGATAGCAACTCGGAAGTAGAAGTTCTATCGAAAACAGCAAAGTACAACCATTTTGATAGTAACACCTCTTTCAGTAAACTCCTTGAAATGGTTAGTTCAACCAAGTTTTATGAAGATAACAATCAGAAAAGCAAATCAAATCTGAACTTAAGAGATGCATATGATCAACCTTTATGCAGGCAGCATGACAACCCAAAAGAAAGCTTGCAAAAATCAAGTGTTACTCAAGGCTCTTCAGAAGCATCCATCAACCTCTCCCATGACTGCTTTGATCCTTTCGAAACCAAATCATCAAGTGACTTGATGAAAAGGGATGAAAATGGTATGAACAGATCTAGTTCACAAACAACAGAACCTGCCAGCCAAGTTGCAATTACTCTTTCTCAAACTATGGTGTCTCAAGTCCATCCTCAGGAACAAAGCAATCACCAGCAGCAAAGCTTTTTCAATTTCAACAGCCATGGACAAACTCAAGATCTTATGCAGAAAGAAAGAGGATCAGATCTTGGCAAGCACAAAAATGCCACGAATGGAACCAATGAGATAAGTTCTGCCCCAATAAAAACAAAGAGCAAGGGTCAAGGAAAAGATCAAAAGGATGATTTTAACTGGGATAGTTTAAGAATAGAAGCACAAGCTAAGGCTGGGAAAAGAGAAAAGACACAAAACACCATGGATTCTTTGGATTGGGATGCTGTGAGATGTGTAGATGTCAATGAAATTGCCCAGACCATCAAAGAACGGGGTATGAACAACAGGCTTGCAGAACGGATTCAG AATTTCCTGAATCGACTGGTTGAAGAACATGGAAGCATTGACCTTGAATGGCTAAGAGACGTTCCACCAGACAAAGCAAA AGAATACTTGCTCAGTGTAAAAGGATTGGGATTGAAAAGTGTGGAATGTGTGCGGCTTTTAACACTGCATCATCTTGCCTTCCCG GTAGACACAAATGTTGGACGAATAGCAGTTCGACTGGGGTGGGTACCTCTGCAGCCACTACCTGAATCACTGCAGTTGCATCTCCTGGAATT GTACCCAGTGTTGGAATCAATACAGAAATACCTCTGGCCCCGACTGTGCAAGCTAGATCAAAAAACACT ATATGAGCTACATTATCAGATGATTACATTTGGAAAG GTGTTCTGTACAAAAAGCAAACCAAATTGTAATGCATGCCCAATGAGAGGAGAATGTAGACATTTTGCAAGTGCATTTGCAAG TGCAAGGCTTGCACTGCCTGGACCAGAGCAGAAGAGTATAGTTAGCATAGCTGGAAATAGTGTGATTGACCAGAAGCCATCTGAAATCATCAGTCAGTTTCACTTGCCTCCCCCTGAGAACACAACCCAAGGAGAAGAAATTCAACTAACAGAAGTGTGCAGGACATTGGAATCAATATCAGAGATGAATATTTGTCACCCTATCATTGAAGAGCCAACAACTCCAGAGCCAGAATGCTCCAATGTATCACAAACTGATATAGAGGATGCTTTCTATGAGGATTCATGTGAAATTCCTACCATCAAGCTTAACATAGAAGAGTTCACTCTGAATTTACAAAATTACATGCAAGAAAAGATGGAACTTCAAGAAGGTGAAATGTCAAAGGCATTGATTGCTTTGAATCCAGAAGCTGCTTCAATTCCTATGCCCAAGCTAAAGAATGTGAGCCGATTACGAACAGAGCACTGTGT TTATGAACTCCCAGATACACATGCTCTTCTGCAAGGG TGGGACACACGAGAGCCTGATGACCCAGGGAAATACCTTCTTGCCATATGGACTCCAG GTGAAACAGCAAATTCTATACAGCCACCAGAAAGCAAATGCAGCTCCCGAGAAGAATATGGCCAACTCTGTAATGAAAAGGAATGTTTTTCATGCAACAGTTTCCGAGAAGCTAATTCACAGATAGTTAGAGGGACACTCCTG ATACCATGTCGAACAGCTATGCGGGGAAGTTTTCCACTGAATGGCACCTATTTCCAGGTCAATGAG GTATTTGCTGATCATGAGTCCAGTCTTAACCCAATCAGTGTGCCCCGAAGTTGGATCTGGAACCTAAATAGACGAACAGTATATTTTGGAACCTCCGTACCAACAATATTTAAAG GTTTAACAACTCAAGAAATTCAACAATGCTTTTGGAGAG GTTATGTCTGCGTGCGGGGATTTGACAGGGAAACACGAGCACCCCGTCCTCTGATGGCTAGACTACATTTCCCAGCTAGCAAGTTGGCTAAGACCAAAGAGAAGACAGAAAAGGGATCGAGTTCCGCAAAATCACGAGGAATGAAATCAAATGTAGAACAGCcggaattgatttctaacaGTAGCAACTTTTAA